In a genomic window of Hemitrygon akajei unplaced genomic scaffold, sHemAka1.3 Scf000092, whole genome shotgun sequence:
- the LOC140722896 gene encoding uncharacterized protein: MAHQRVHTGERPFTCSECGKGFNQSSHLKVHQRVHTGERPFTCSDCGKGFTQSSHLQSHQRVHTGERPFTCSDCGKGFTCSSDLKKHQRVHTGERPFTCSDCGKGFTRSSFLKVHQKVHTGERPFTCSDCGKGFILSSELKVHQRVHTGERPFTCSDCGKGFTQSFKLKIHQRVHTGERPFTCSDCGKRFTQLAHLRAHRSVHTGERPFTCSYCGEGFILSSQLLSHQSVHTGERPFTCSDCGKGFTQSYTLLVHQRLHTGERPFTCSDCGKGFTQSSKLKLHQRVHTGERPFTCSDCGKGFTCSSELKVHWRVHTGERPFICSECGKGFIQSCNLKVHQRVHTGERPFTCSDCGKGFTRSSELKVHWRVHTGERPFICSECGKGFIQSCTLKVHQRVHTGERPFTCSDCGKGFTQSSHLQAHLSVHTGEKPFTC; this comes from the coding sequence atggctcatcagcgagttcacaccggggagcggccgttcacctgctcagaatgtgggaaggggttcaatcagtcatctcatctgaaggtacatcagcgagttcacactggggagaggccgttcacctgctcagactgtgggaagggattcactcagtcatcccacctacagagtcatcagcgagttcacactggggagaggccattcacctgctcagactgtgggaagggattcacttgctcatctgatctgaagaaacatcagcgagttcacactggggagaggccattcacctgctcagactgtgggaagggattcactcggtcatcttttctgaaggtacatcagaaagttcacactggggagcggccattcacctgctcagactgtgggaagggattcattctgtcatctgaactgaaggtacatcagcgagttcacactggagagaggccgttcacctgctcagactgtgggaaaggattcactcagtcatttaaactgaaaatacatcagcgagttcacactggagagcgaccattcacctgctcagattgtgggaagagattcacacagtTAGCCCACCTACgagcacacaggtcagttcacactggggagaggccatttacctgttcatactgtggggagggattcattttgtcatctcagctactgagccaccagtcagttcacactggggagaggccattcacctgctcagactgtgggaagggattcactcagtcatacacCCTACTGGTTCACCAGCGccttcacaccggggagcggccgttcacctgttcggactgtgggaagggattcactcagtcatctaaactgaagttacatcagagagttcacactggagagaggccattcacctgctcagactgtgggaagggattcacttgctcatctgaactgaaggtacattggagagttcacactggggagcggcctttcatctgctcagaatgtgggaagggattcattcaatcatgcaatctgaaggtacatcagcgagttcacactggggaacgaccgttcacctgctcagactgtgggaagggattcactcggtcatctgaactgaaggtacattggagagttcacactggggagcggccgttcatctgctcagaatgtgggaagggattcattcaatcatgcactctgaaggtacatcagcgagttcacactggggaaagaccgttcacctgctcagactgtgggaagggattcactcagtcctcccacctacaagcacacctgtcagttcatactggggagaagccgttcacctgctga